A genomic window from Silene latifolia isolate original U9 population chromosome Y, ASM4854445v1, whole genome shotgun sequence includes:
- the LOC141632551 gene encoding uncharacterized protein LOC141632551: MATHTTEYGNPRGSVRGSSGDNNAVAAQLEVLNARFEKLEMSQASGSQKIVNAMMQQEPICERRGIEGHYAAECMTEKEQVLAFRDYKQASPYSNFYNERTREHSNFSWKRKNVLNPTPSPPQQYQQTYVPPHHKQQGFQKPPSFSPPQQNTSQNPSDMTELKGMVKYLMIQLQKSDQAKDASIKMLETQIAQLASKQATRQPGLLPSQPDQPQDIANAIHLQSGLTYDGPEMPKRSDNIIIEELDVDTEAETLGESAVSADFSQSIVNVSRSSKTCEVEGKDAEFSLSTENAADGPSSMVDKTPNADKGKKKATEPPIVTIPFTELITQFPSYAKFMKDVLTRKINFNEMETIAFTEECSALLQSKSPPKLKDPGSFSIPCTIGTHVIDKALCDLGASVSVMPYSVCEKLNMGDLKVTSVTLQMADRSVKRPLGILEDVPVRIVKFFIPVDFIVLDMAEDTHIPIILGRPFLHTAWGIIDVKQGRLTLEIGDEKVTFNLASTLARPMIEDTCYAIDIVNESMFDYWTGSLIRDPLEALIVLDDYAEDIQVDYEKMTAALEGREFSIEKGEMVNAIMETSYAAEVKKPELKPLPSHIKYVFLDESKLWVTVWMTFRASVLTFVCTESSYRKIISPANKVSES, from the exons atggctacccatacAACAGAGTATGGAAATCCGAGGGGTAGTGTGCGAGGTAGTAGCGGGGATAATAATGCCGTTGCAGCACAATTAGAAGTCTTGAATGCAAGATTTGAGAAACTTGAGATGAGTCAAGCCTCAGGAAGTCAGAAGATAGTTAATGCTATGATGCAACAAGAGCCTATTTGTGAAAGACGTGGAATTGAGGGACATTATGCAGCTGAATGTATGACGGAGAAGGAGCAAGTGCTTGCTTTTCGTGACTACAAGCAAGCTAGTCCGTACTCCAATTTTTACAATGAGAGAACTAGGGAGCATTCTAATTTCTCTTGGAAAAGAAAAAATGTATTGAATCCTACTCCATCACCACCGCAACAATATCAACAAACTTATGTTCCACCGCATCATAAACAACAAgggtttcaaaagcctccatcattTTCTCCGCCTCAGCAAAACACCTCTCAAAATCCAAGTGACATGACGGAGTTAAAGGGTATGGTGAAATATCTTATGATACAACTCCAAAAGAGTGATCAAGCTAAGGATGCGTCAATTAAGATGCTAGAGACTCAGATAGCACAATTGGCATCTAAGCAAGCTACTAGGCAACCGGGTTTGTTGCCATCTCAGCCGGATCAACCTCAAGATATAGCTAATGCAATACATCTTCAAAGTGGTCTTACATATGATGGACCGGAGATGCCTAAAAGGAGCGATAATATCATTATTGAAGAATTAGATGTGGATACGGAAGCTGAAACGTTAGGCGAGAGTGCTGTATCTGCTGATTTTAGTCAATCGATTGTAAATGTGAGTCGCTCGAGTAAaacttgtgaagtggaaggaaaaGATGCTGAATTTAGTCTATCGACTGAAaatg CTGCTGATGGGCCGTCTTCTATGGTTGATAAGACGCCCAATGCTGATAAAGGGAAGAAGAAAGCTACTGAGCCACCCATA GTAACCATACCATTCACTGAGCTAATTACCCAGTTTCCATCttatgctaaatttatgaaagacgtCTTGACTCGTAAGATAAACTTTAATGAAATGGAGACCATTGCTTTTacagaagagtgtagtgcactcctaCAAAGCAAGTCTCCCCCTAagttaaaggacccgggtagcttttcaatcCCTTGTACTATTGGCACTCATGTTATAGATAAAGCCTTATGCGATTTGGGGGCGAGTGTAAGTGTTATGCCTTATTCAGTTTGCGAGAAACTGAATATGGGAGACCTAAAAGTTACCAGTGTGACCTTACAAATGGCTGATAGGTCAGTGAAGCGTCCTTTAGGTATTTtggaagatgtccccgtacggATAGTTAAATTCTTTATACCTGTTGATTTTATTGTCTTAGATATGGCTGAGGACACCCACATTCCCAtcatattgggtaggccattctTACATACTGCATGGGGCATAATAGATGTCAAGCAGGGACGTTTGACCCTAGAGATAGGAGATGAGAAAGTGACTTTTAACTTAGCTAGCACACTGGCTAGGCCTATGATAGAGGACACCTGTTATGCAATAGACATTGTTAATGAGTCTATGTTTGATTATTGGACAGGATCCCTGATTAGAGACCCGTTAGAGGCTTTGATAGTTCTTGATGATTATGCAGAGGACATACAGGTTGACTACGAGAAAATGACTGCTGCTTTAGAAGGTCGGGAGTTCTCTATTGAGAAAGGTGAGATGGTAAATGCAATAATGGAAACCTCTTATGCTGCTGAGGTAAAGAAACCCGAGCTCAAACCTCTCCCCTCACACATTAAGTATGTGTTTCTAGATGAATCAAAGCTTTGGGTTACAGTTTGGATGACCTTCAGGGCATCAGTCCTGACATTTGTATGTACGGAATCGAGTTATAGGAAGATCATAAGCCCTGCAAATAAGGTCAGCGAAAGTTGA